The Flexivirga oryzae DNA window ACACCCGTCGGTGCGCCAAACTAGGCGTCAGTCAAGCACACCGACCCCGGCGAAGGGACACACGCAATGGAGTTCGACGTCACCATCGAGGTGCCGCAGGGCAGCCGCAACAAGTACGAGATCGACCACGCGAGCGGGCGGCTGCGGCTGGACCGGCGGTTGTTCACGTCGATGCAGTACCCCACCGACTACGGCTACATCGAGCACACCCTCGGTGAGGACGGCGACCCGCTGGACGCGATGCTCCTGCTGACCGAGTCGGTCGTCCCGGGTGCGATCGTCGAGGCACGCCCGGTCGGTGTGTTCAAGATGGTCGACGAGGCCGGTGGCGACGACAAGATCCTGTCGGTGATCGCGGGCGACCCGCGCTGGGACCACATCCAGGACGTGAGCGACGTCAATTCGTTCCTGCTCGACGAGATCAAGCACTTCTTCGAGACCTACAAGGTGCTCGAGCCGGGCAAGAGTGTCGAGGAGGGTTCGCACTGGGCGGGCCGCGAGGACGCCGAGAAGATCGTCGCCGACGCGCTGCAGCGCGCCAAGGACCAGAACGTCGACACGGCGCGCTGGGTCTCCCCGAACCAGCACTGACGACACCCCTCTCTGCCGAGAGGACAACATAACGCCGAGAGGCCCAGAAAACCGGACGGGAGTCGTCGCGGTTTTCTGGGCCTCTCGGGGTGTTTCTTGTCCTCTCGGCGAGGGGTGTGCCACGCGGGCGGAGCCGCGGGTCAGGTCAGAGGCGCACCTTGATGCTGCCGAGCACGATCACGGCGAGCAGGAACGCCCAGCCGCCGGTGAGCCGCCGACCGGTCGGCGGCTCTGGGTGGTCGGTCGGGCGGAGTGGACCGCTCGCGAGCAGGAACAGCGGCAGCGTGACCACGAGCGCCGGGTTCAGGATGAGCCAGAACCACCCCCACCGGGTGGCCCAGCGTGGCTGCGGTCCGTTGATCAGCACGAAGAGTGCCGCGACGAACGTCGCTGTCATGCCGAGCCCGAGGCTCGTGCCGTATGTCGTCCGGTATGTCGACGAAGCGCCGGGGTCGAGCCAATTCGCGATGGCGCACGCACCGATCGCGGCCAGCACCGTCGCCCGTGCGATCCACCAACGGTCGACTCGCCGTCCGATCCCTGGTTCCCCCGTGAATGCCGTCCCCTGAGCCGTCATGACGGGAGCATATGCCCCGGCAGGTCAGCGGCGCATACCGCCGACGCCGACGAGCAGGTGTTCGTATCCGTCCGAGGTGTGCACCAGTCGCCGCGTGTGGCGGCGGTAGCGCAGGATCTGCACGATGCCGAACGCCCACACCACGTATTGCACGGTCAGCGCGACCCGGAACGCGTGCAGGTCGTAGTGTTCTGCGCCGCCGGGCGACATGTGGTCGAGCACGAGGCCGATGACGAAGACCGACAGCAGGGTCGCGGTGAAACCGCCGACGTTGACGATGCCCGATGCGGAACCGATCCGGTGCGTGGGGTTGAACGTTCGCGCCAGGTCGAAGCCGATCATCGAGCCCGGGCCGCCGATCGCGGTGATGACCACCAACAGGATCAGGACGGGCAGCGGGGCGCGGCCCGGCCAGAGCAGCACGACCGTCCACATCGCCATGATCGCGAAGACGCTGCCCAGCACCAGGGTCGACCGGTTGTAGGGGTAGCGCGCGGTGAAGGCGCCGAAGAACGGGCTCGCGGTGACGGTCGCCACCACCATGATCTCCAGCAACAGACTCGCCGTACCTGCGGAGAGGCCCTCACCCTTGGTGAGGAACGGGAATCCCCACATCAGGCTGAAGACCGTCGCGCTGAACTGCGAGGTGAAGTGGCACCACAGGCCGAGTCGCGTGCCCGGCTCGTGCCATGCACTGGAGACCGCGCGGGCCACGGCGCGCAACTTGATCTCGGTGCGCTCCTTGGTGAGGTATGGCGAGTCGCGCACGACCACGATCAGGATCGCGCCGAGCACGACGCCCACCGACGACGCGAGCAGGTAGGACTTCGTCCAGCCCAAGCCGTGCAGCGCGGCGGACAGCGGACCCGCCGCGGCGATCGCGCCGAACTGGCCGAAGACGCCGCACAGCTGACTCATCATCGGCGCACGCGCCGGCGGGAACCACAGCGCGACGATGCGCAGCAGCGAGACGAAGCACATCGCATCGCCCATACCCACGAAAACCCTTGCCAGCACGCCCAATGCGAAGGTGTTTGCGAAGGCGAACCCGAACTGGGCGATCGTCATCGTCGTCACGCCGCAGATCAACAACACCTTGGAGCCGTAGCGGTCGAGGAGCGCTCCGACGGGGACCTGCATCGCGGCGTACACGACGAGCTGGACCATCACGAAGGTCGCGAGCTCTGCCGAGCTGATGTGGAAGCGCTCGGCGGCCATCACCCCGGCAACGCCCAGCGAGGTGCGGTGGAAGATCGCCAGGATGTAGACGAGCAGTGCCGAGGTGAATACCGCCCAGGCCCGGCGGCCGCCGAGCGGCCATGCGGCAGAGGACGATTCGACGACGCTGGGCAGGTGTCCGGTGTCGGCTGCGGGTGCGTTCACCGGGTCACCGCCAGGCTGGTCGCGTAGTTCACGTGCTCGCGGCAGGCGTGCACGAACTGGGCTTTCGTGCCCGACTCCAGCAGACGCAGCAGCTCCCGGTGCTGCCGCAGCGACAGTGTCATGCGTGGCTTGTCCCCGCGTAGGTTGCCGGCGACGATGACGATCTGGCGGTCCCGCAGGTGGCGGTACTGGCGCGTAATCACCGAGTTGCCGGCCGCCTCGACGATGACCTCGTGGAACGCGCGGTCCGCGGCACTGAAGGTGCTCACGTCGTCGTCCTTGAGGGCAGCGGACATCTGGTCGAGCTTCGCGTGGAGCGCGGGCGCGGCCTCCGCGCGACGCGCCCACATCTGACTGGCCGCCCACTCCTCGATGAGGGCTCGGGCCTCGAAGACCTCGCGGGTCTCGCGCGGTGTCGGCGCGGAGACCAGTGCCCCCTTCTTCGGGAAGAGCTCGACCATGCCCTCGGCCTGCAATCGCAGCAAGGCTTCGCGGACAGGCGTGCGGGAGATACCGATCTGCTCGGCGAGCTGCCCCTCGGTCAGGAAAGTATTGGGGAGTACGTCGCCGGCGAGGATCCCACCCTTGACGTGTTCGTATGCCTTGTCGCTTGCACTCATGTTGTATCTATCTTAGATGCAACCGCGGTGTGACGGGAAATCGGCATTGCGGGCGGTGGTGCTGCGGCGGGCGTAGGTCTCCCCAGTGGGCGCTCCAGCACGCGCGAGGCCGCGCAACCGCACATACGTCCCCCCAGTGGGGACTCCGGCACGCCGCAGGCCGCGCAACCGCGCATACGTCCCCCCAGTGGGGACTCCGGCACGCGCGAGGCCGCCATATCTGCAGATACCCCTCCACTGGGGCGACTCCGGTACGCCCAACCGCACAGCCGCCTCCGCTACCGTCGAGTAATGCAGACGTACACGCGTGGCGAGCTGACCTTCGACGTCACCGACAGCGGGCCGGAGGACGGACCGGTCGTCGTGCTGCTGCACGGCTTCCCGCAGGACCGACACGCGTGGGACAAGGTCGCCCCGCAACTGGTGGAGGCCGGATTTCGCGTGCTCGCGCCGGATCAGCGCGGCTACTCCCCCGGCGCGACGCCGCGCGGCCGGACGTCATACGGCTTGCGGGAGTTGGCCGACGACGTCGTCGCGCTGCTCGACGCGGCCGGCGCGGCCAAGGCGCACGTGGTCGGGCACGACTGGGGCGGCGCGGTCGCGTGGCAGCTTGCGTCGACGCACGCCGAGCGGGTCGCGTCCTGCACCGTGCTGTCCACGCCGCACCCAGCGGCGCTCCTGTGGGCGATGCGCCACAGCGACCAGTGGCGCAAGAGCAGCTACATGGCGTTGTTCCAGCTTCCCTGGGTCGCCGAACGCAGCGTTCTGCGGAACCTGCCGGGGATGTACCTCAAGACCGGCATGTCGGCGACGGACGCCCAGAAGTATGCCGACCGTTTCGACACGCCGGAGTCGTTGACCGGTCCGCTGAACTGGTACCGCTCGATGCTTGCCGATCAGGCGCGCAGCGCGCTCAAACGCCGTGGATCCAAGGGCGGTTCGCCGCACCGCGTCGCCGTGCCGACCACCTTCGTCTGGGGATCGCGTGACTTCGCGCTCGGTCGCGCTGCGGCCCAGAAGACCGCCGAGTTCATCTCTGGCGATTACGAATTCGTCGAGCTGACCGGGGCCGGGCACTGGTTGCCGGAGGTGCACCCCGACGAGGTGGCGACGGCGATCACCGAACAAGTGCGATCAGCCGAGTGAGCGCGCCAACCCCGTCGCCCACTGTGCCCGGAGGGTGTTGATCGACTGATCGGGGCGGTGCGGATGCACCGCATTCGTCAGGAGGATGGCGACAGCGTCGCGCTCGACGTCGGCGACCAGCGATGTACCGGTGAAACCGGTGTGCCCGATGGTGCGCGGCCCGCTGAGCTCGCCCATGTACCGGGGCTGGTCGATCTCGAAGCCGAGGCCATGGGCGTCGTCCGGAAGCCCCGGATTCAGGTTGTTCGTTATCTCAATCACACTGGTGTCACTCAGGATCCGCGGGTCACCCGAAGTGAATTCCCCCGCGAAGCGCAGCAGGTCGGCCGCCGTCGAGAAGACCCCTGCATGCCCCGCGACACCGCCGAGCGACCAAGCGTTCTCGTCGTGCACCTGCCCGCGCACCAGGCCGCGGCCGGTGTCGTCCTCGATCTCGGTGGCCGCGAAACGCTCGATGCCGACGTGACTGAGTTGGGTCGCGAACCCGGTGTCCGACATGCCGAGCGGCCCGGTGATCCCGTCGCGGACCAGGACGTCCAGCGGTGCACCGCCGAGCTGCTCGAGCAGCACACCCAGCGTGATCAGGTTGAGGTCGCTGTAGACGAACTCCCCGGCGGGCGTGGCCGGCGGATTGGTCAGCGCCGCACGGATCCGGCTCCCGGGGTCGCGCCAGTCCCGCCACAGCGGCAACCACCGCTCCAGCCCGCTGGTGTGCGTGAGCAGTTGCCGGACCGTGATCGCGGCCTTCCCGCCGGCGACGAAGTCCGGCAGATAGCTCGCGACCGGTGCGTCCAGGTCGAGCAGTCCGGCCTGCACCTGCTGCATCGCGATCGTTGCGGTGAAGAGCTTGGTCAGCGATGCGAGATCGAAGACCGTGTCGGAGCGCATCGGCACGCGGGCATCCGATGGAAGGAGAGCGCCGCGCGCGTCATACAACACGGCGTAGCCGGTCACGTGTATGGCGACGACGTCGCCGCGGACGGCGAACAGTCCCACCGCTCCCGGGACGGCCGCGGCGTCGAGTGCCGCGATCGCGTCAGTGACCGGCTTGGCGACGCCGCTCACGCTCCTCGTCCTGCTTGATCAGCAGCGGCAGTTGCGGTGCCTGGCGGGGACCGCGTCGCTTGTCCCGCTGCTTGCCGACCCAGATGATGGCCAGGAAGAGCAGGATCATGAAGATGCAGATCCCGAAGAAGCCGACACCGATGCCGATGGGGTGCCCGTCGTTCTGATCGAGCTTGGCGGCGAGGTCGGAGATCACGTCTTCCATTGTGCACCGGGTGGCGCCGACCGCCGACCATGGGCCCGGTGTCACCAACCGTCAGCCGAGCTCCGCGCATACGTCGAGGGCCGGGCCCAGCGCCACC harbors:
- a CDS encoding inorganic diphosphatase, with the protein product MEFDVTIEVPQGSRNKYEIDHASGRLRLDRRLFTSMQYPTDYGYIEHTLGEDGDPLDAMLLLTESVVPGAIVEARPVGVFKMVDEAGGDDKILSVIAGDPRWDHIQDVSDVNSFLLDEIKHFFETYKVLEPGKSVEEGSHWAGREDAEKIVADALQRAKDQNVDTARWVSPNQH
- a CDS encoding MFS transporter, which gives rise to MNAPAADTGHLPSVVESSSAAWPLGGRRAWAVFTSALLVYILAIFHRTSLGVAGVMAAERFHISSAELATFVMVQLVVYAAMQVPVGALLDRYGSKVLLICGVTTMTIAQFGFAFANTFALGVLARVFVGMGDAMCFVSLLRIVALWFPPARAPMMSQLCGVFGQFGAIAAAGPLSAALHGLGWTKSYLLASSVGVVLGAILIVVVRDSPYLTKERTEIKLRAVARAVSSAWHEPGTRLGLWCHFTSQFSATVFSLMWGFPFLTKGEGLSAGTASLLLEIMVVATVTASPFFGAFTARYPYNRSTLVLGSVFAIMAMWTVVLLWPGRAPLPVLILLVVITAIGGPGSMIGFDLARTFNPTHRIGSASGIVNVGGFTATLLSVFVIGLVLDHMSPGGAEHYDLHAFRVALTVQYVVWAFGIVQILRYRRHTRRLVHTSDGYEHLLVGVGGMRR
- a CDS encoding GntR family transcriptional regulator; the protein is MSASDKAYEHVKGGILAGDVLPNTFLTEGQLAEQIGISRTPVREALLRLQAEGMVELFPKKGALVSAPTPRETREVFEARALIEEWAASQMWARRAEAAPALHAKLDQMSAALKDDDVSTFSAADRAFHEVIVEAAGNSVITRQYRHLRDRQIVIVAGNLRGDKPRMTLSLRQHRELLRLLESGTKAQFVHACREHVNYATSLAVTR
- a CDS encoding alpha/beta fold hydrolase; the encoded protein is MQTYTRGELTFDVTDSGPEDGPVVVLLHGFPQDRHAWDKVAPQLVEAGFRVLAPDQRGYSPGATPRGRTSYGLRELADDVVALLDAAGAAKAHVVGHDWGGAVAWQLASTHAERVASCTVLSTPHPAALLWAMRHSDQWRKSSYMALFQLPWVAERSVLRNLPGMYLKTGMSATDAQKYADRFDTPESLTGPLNWYRSMLADQARSALKRRGSKGGSPHRVAVPTTFVWGSRDFALGRAAAQKTAEFISGDYEFVELTGAGHWLPEVHPDEVATAITEQVRSAE
- a CDS encoding serine hydrolase; protein product: MSGVAKPVTDAIAALDAAAVPGAVGLFAVRGDVVAIHVTGYAVLYDARGALLPSDARVPMRSDTVFDLASLTKLFTATIAMQQVQAGLLDLDAPVASYLPDFVAGGKAAITVRQLLTHTSGLERWLPLWRDWRDPGSRIRAALTNPPATPAGEFVYSDLNLITLGVLLEQLGGAPLDVLVRDGITGPLGMSDTGFATQLSHVGIERFAATEIEDDTGRGLVRGQVHDENAWSLGGVAGHAGVFSTAADLLRFAGEFTSGDPRILSDTSVIEITNNLNPGLPDDAHGLGFEIDQPRYMGELSGPRTIGHTGFTGTSLVADVERDAVAILLTNAVHPHRPDQSINTLRAQWATGLARSLG